The proteins below come from a single Falco rusticolus isolate bFalRus1 chromosome 8, bFalRus1.pri, whole genome shotgun sequence genomic window:
- the LOC119152488 gene encoding thymosin beta-12-like isoform X2: MSDKPDFAEIETFDKTKLKKTETREKNPLPTKETIEQEKQSESTA; this comes from the exons ATGTCCGACAAAccagattttgcagaaattgAAACATTTGACAAGACAAAGCTGAAGAAGACAgaaaccagagagaaaaatccatTGCCCACTAAAGAAA ctattgaacaggaaaagcaaagtgaaagTACAGCCTGA
- the LOC119152488 gene encoding thymosin beta-12-like isoform X1, translating to MGPIMSDKPDFAEIETFDKTKLKKTETREKNPLPTKETIEQEKQSESTA from the exons ATGG GACCCATCATGTCCGACAAAccagattttgcagaaattgAAACATTTGACAAGACAAAGCTGAAGAAGACAgaaaccagagagaaaaatccatTGCCCACTAAAGAAA ctattgaacaggaaaagcaaagtgaaagTACAGCCTGA